The region CGTCAAAGCCCTGCGCAAGGACGTGCTGGCTAAATGTTATGGGGGCGACATTACCCGCAAGAAAAAACTGCTCGAAAAACAAAAACGGGGCAAAAAACGTCTCAAGATGATTGGGAACGTAGAGATTCCTCAAGAAGCCTTTTTTGCCATCCTGCGCCACGGGGAGGAGAACGATTAACCCTCCACCTCAAAGCCCCAATCCAGTTGCGCCTCCATCCACATCCCTGGCTAACGGGGAGAAGTGGCGGTTTTGGCTGGGGATGCTCATCAGTCTGGTTTGTCTGGGCTTTCTCGTTGCTTTCACAGATTGGGCACAATTTCTCAACGCCATCCGGCTTGCCAACTATGGGCTGATCGGCTCAGGGATGTTTCTCTCTCTGGTTTGGCTGGCAGTACGCGGTCTGGTATGGCGCAGTTTGCTGCAGGAAAAAGCCTCTTTCTGGCTTGTCTTTCGCGCCATCAATCAGGGTTACCTATTGAATAACCTGTTGCCGTTTCGTTTAGGAGAACTGGGACGGGCGTTCTTACTCAGCCGCAGGGCTGGTATCCGTCTGTTCTTTGTGCTCTCCACGATTGTCCTCGAACGCACATTCGACCTGCTGATGGCAATCGTCCTATTGTTCAGCACATTACCGTTTGTGGTAGGGGTGGAATGGGCACGGCAGGCTTCGCTTGGGGTCGCTCTCTTCGTCCTGATCCTGATCGGGAGCTTATATCTCATCGCCCGTCAACCTCGCCTTCTTCTGAGTATCTTTGAATTTTTTCAAAAACGTTTCCCCTTTCTGAAACGCTTTGGTCATACTGCGCTCGAAGCTTTCCTTCAGGGTTTGAGCACGTTGACGGATTGGCGTCGTTTTCTACTGGTCAGCAGTCTGGTGATTCTGAACTGGGGGGTGGGTATCCTACAATACCATCTCTATATCCAGGCATTTTTTCCACAGGCGCAGGTATTATGGTCTGTTTTTAGTTTAGGGGTCATTTCCCTGGGATTGGCTGCTCCCTCCTCACCGGGTTCGGTTGGCGTTGCCGAAATGGCTTCGGTTGGAGCATTGAGCGCCTTCGGTTTGAATCCTTCTACCGCTTTGGCTTTTGCGGTGACAGCGCACCTGATTCAGGTTTTGATCACCGGCATCCTGGGCGCGCTGGCACTCGCCCAGGATGGCGAATCGTTGTTCGATCTCTACCGTCAGGCTCGCCTGGCAAAGGAAGATCATCACCCGGCAGAGGGTTAAGGCAATGCGCATTCTGGTCGCTTTGACCTATTACCGGCCGCATTATTCTGGCTTAACCATCTACACCGAACGCCTTGCGCGAGCTCTTGCCCAACGCGGCCATCAGGTCACTGTGCTGACCTCCCAGTATGATTCAGCGTTACCCCGCACGGAAAAGCTTGACGGCGTGCAAGTGCGGCGCTTGCCGGTCTGGCTGCGTATCAGCAAAGGCGTGATCATGCCCTCCATGCCACTCTGGGCGCTGAAGCTGATCCGCCAGGCTGACGCCGTCAATTTGCATGTACCTCAATTAGATGCAGCCCTGCTCTCTCTCATCGGACGCGGCTTGCGTAAACCGCTCGTGCTCACCTATCACTGTGACCTGCGTCTGCCGCGTGGCTTGATTCATTCCCTGGCGAACGTTGCTTCCAACCTGGCAAACCACCTCACCGCCGCGCTTGTCCAGCAAATTGTCACCAACACCCAGGATTACGCTGCCCATTCTCCTTTTCTGCGGCGCTATCTGGCGAAAGTCAAAGCCATCCCGCCTCCCATCACCGTCGCAGAAGTAAAGGAAGAAGAGATAGCTGCCTTCCGCCAGCGCTATGGCATCGAACCCGGTCAACGGATCATCGGAATGGCGGCCCGCTTTGCGGCTGAAAAAGGCGTCGAAACCCTGGTCGAAGCCATGCCGCAGATCCTGGCTCACTTTCCGACAGCGCGGGTGCTGTTTGTAGGTCAATACCAAAACGTTCTGGGGGAAGAAGCCTATGCCGCCAGACTGATGCCACCCATTAAGCAACTCGGCGAGCACTGGCAATTTGTGGGCGTCTTGCCACCCCAGGAATTTGCTGCTTTTCTCAAAACCGCCGAAGTCACCGTCCTGCCCAGCACCAACAGCACCGAGTCGTATGGCATGGTGCAGGTTGAATCCATGCTTTGCGGCACACCGGTGGTAGCCAGCGACCTGCCCGGCGTCCGTCAACCGGTCCTGAACAGCGGCATGGGCAGGGTAGTGCCCGTCCACAATTCAACCGCTCTGGCAGAAGCAATTATCGAAATTCTCGATCATCCTGATCAGTTTCGGGTGAACACCGAGTCGATTCGTCACCAACACGACCCGCAGGTCATTGCCGCGCAATACGAAGAGATTTTCAATCATCTGCGCTTACGGATGTGACTTAAGGAGGATGCCGATCAGAAACTCCGCCCGGGTTGAAAAAGACTATCTGACGCTTCATCTGCGCGAGCTGCCCTATTTCCGCTCGCTGGTGCGAGCCGTGGAGGCGCGTTTTTATCAGGATTACCCCCTCCCACAACCGACTCTCGATGTGGGCTGCGGGGATGGACACTTTGCCAGCGTTGCCTTCGAGCGTCAACTCGAAGTGGGGATCGATCCCTGGTTCGCTCCGCTCCGCGAAGCGCAGCAACGCGCCGCTTATCGCCTGCTGCTCCAGGCGGAAGGCGCCAGACTGCCCTTCGCGAATGGCTTTTTCGCCAGCGCAGTGAGCAACTCGGTTTTAGAGCATATCCCGCAGGTCGAGGCTGTGTTGGCAGAGATCAACCGCGTGCTGAAAGAAGGAGCGCCGTTTTACTTCTGCGTGCCCAACCATCAGTTTCTGGCTGCCTTATCGGTGGGTAGGTTCCTGGATCGGCTTGGACTGACGGCGCTGGGTAACGCCTATCGCGCTTTTTTCAACCGCATCTCCCGCCATCATCACTGCGATCCCCCTGAGGTCTGGCAAGCCCGCCTGGAACGTGCAGGGTTTGCGCTGATAGAATGGTGGCATTATTTTTCCCCTGCTGCGCTTGCCGTTGTGGAGTGGGGACACTATTTTGGTTTGCCCTCCCTGCTGGTAAAGAAACTGAGCGGGCGCTGGATTCTCGCCCCGTATGCCTGGAATCTCGCCCTGACGCGCCGCATTGTTCAAGATGCCTATCTACAAGAAGCGCGTTGCGCTGAAGGCGTCTATACGTTTTACATCGCTCATAAGAAACATCCCGCGTGCTATACTTAGATTAAGTTTCCACAGCCGCTTCCACCCAATAATCCAACGAACAGCGGAAATCTTTTTTGTTTTTTGGGGAGGCTTCCTATGCGGGCATCCTTTTTCTTTTTCATGATTTTCTTTGCAACTCTGCCCCTCTCAGCCTGCACAACACAGATTTTCTTTCCTCTGCCTCTAAACAAAATCGATGGATCAAACGCCTCGTATCCCTCTATAGCAATTGATCCAGCGGGGACAAAGCATCTGGTCTGGCTCGAAGAGAGCGCGACAACCAAATCTCTCATCTACTGGCGCAGTTGGTTTGCCACCCCTTCTAAAGCTAGCCGTCGCGACGAACCATCCGCCTATTCGCCTGGCATAGCCGCAACGGACGGCGGCGATGCCTATATCGTCTGGAGCCGCTGGATTTCTGGTGAAGTTCAATATTGCGTCTGGAAGATTCCGGACTGGGGCACAGAGACGCTTGACTGTTTCCCGGTTGATCGACACGGCAAAGGGATTTGGGTCAGCGGACGAGGCGAGGTTGTGTATGCCGTTTATGACGATGGAGACCAGCTCTTTTACCGTCAGCTAGCCGGCGGCAGCGCCCAGGGAACCGCGAGTGACCTTTATCACCCGGATTGGTTTCTCCCTCAAATTAGCCTGGAGATCGACTCCAATGGCAAGCTCCACCTTCTGCGCCTGGAACAAGTAGGGACAACTTATTCGCTGCATTACAACAGCAACGCAACGGTGGATGGTTCCGGCAATATGAAACAAAAACTGGTCATCGCCGATACA is a window of Anaerolineae bacterium DNA encoding:
- a CDS encoding Glycosyltransferase, which gives rise to MRILVALTYYRPHYSGLTIYTERLARALAQRGHQVTVLTSQYDSALPRTEKLDGVQVRRLPVWLRISKGVIMPSMPLWALKLIRQADAVNLHVPQLDAALLSLIGRGLRKPLVLTYHCDLRLPRGLIHSLANVASNLANHLTAALVQQIVTNTQDYAAHSPFLRRYLAKVKAIPPPITVAEVKEEEIAAFRQRYGIEPGQRIIGMAARFAAEKGVETLVEAMPQILAHFPTARVLFVGQYQNVLGEEAYAARLMPPIKQLGEHWQFVGVLPPQEFAAFLKTAEVTVLPSTNSTESYGMVQVESMLCGTPVVASDLPGVRQPVLNSGMGRVVPVHNSTALAEAIIEILDHPDQFRVNTESIRHQHDPQVIAAQYEEIFNHLRLRM